The Flaviramulus sp. BrNp1-15 genome has a window encoding:
- a CDS encoding TolC family protein, translating to MKKNLIICLLLVAVSSFGQQKIWTLQECVNHALENNITIKQGENTLLNNEQDIIASKGAFLPSVGATASHNLSLGNRELFPGQFVDRTDNSTSVGIGVNQTIFDGFRLTNLYKQSQLRLETNQLELQRIKDDISLNVVNAYLNVLFNKENLETANAQYEFSKKQLDQVKGLVDAGAQPKVNIYDAEATLSRDAQQVTLAENNYNLALLTISQLLQVPYNGFNVEIIDIDTPSAELLYNNISPILSFAMQNRNEIKVAEKNIESAVLNTEISKSGFYPTITGSYGIGTNVFFTNLTDTEESFFNQFNQQKGHRFGLNLNIPIFSRFQNKTAVAKSKIQEENSKLNLEQAKLNLESNIQRAFTDAQAAFKAYEAAKKSLASQELAFNNSKERFDIGTMTAFDLEQARVQLINAESSLINAKYDFVFKTKVLDFYMGKSLTN from the coding sequence CGGTATCTTCTTTTGGTCAACAAAAAATATGGACATTGCAAGAGTGTGTTAACCATGCTCTAGAAAATAATATCACAATTAAGCAAGGTGAAAACACATTACTTAATAATGAGCAAGATATTATTGCTTCAAAAGGGGCTTTTTTACCCTCAGTTGGCGCAACCGCATCTCACAATTTATCATTAGGTAATAGAGAGTTATTTCCCGGACAATTTGTTGATAGAACCGATAATAGTACAAGTGTCGGTATTGGAGTAAACCAAACTATTTTTGACGGATTTAGGTTAACAAATTTATATAAACAATCCCAATTGAGGTTAGAAACAAATCAGCTTGAATTACAAAGAATTAAAGACGATATTTCTTTAAATGTAGTTAATGCCTATTTAAATGTATTGTTTAATAAAGAAAACTTAGAAACGGCTAATGCACAATATGAATTTAGTAAAAAACAACTAGATCAAGTAAAAGGTTTAGTTGATGCAGGAGCACAACCAAAGGTTAATATTTATGATGCTGAAGCAACTTTAAGTAGAGATGCTCAACAAGTTACTTTAGCAGAAAACAATTATAATTTAGCATTGCTTACCATATCACAATTATTGCAAGTGCCTTACAATGGTTTTAATGTAGAAATTATTGATATTGATACACCCTCAGCTGAACTCTTATACAATAACATAAGTCCTATTTTAAGTTTTGCTATGCAAAACAGAAATGAAATTAAAGTTGCAGAAAAAAATATTGAAAGTGCTGTTTTAAATACAGAAATTTCTAAAAGTGGATTTTATCCTACTATTACTGGTAGCTATGGAATAGGAACAAATGTGTTTTTTACCAATTTAACAGACACTGAGGAATCATTTTTTAATCAGTTTAATCAGCAAAAAGGGCATCGTTTTGGATTAAACCTCAATATTCCCATCTTTTCAAGATTTCAAAATAAAACAGCCGTAGCAAAATCAAAGATTCAGGAAGAAAATAGTAAATTGAATTTAGAACAAGCTAAGTTAAATTTAGAATCGAATATACAGCGTGCATTTACAGATGCACAAGCGGCTTTTAAAGCTTATGAAGCAGCAAAAAAATCGTTAGCATCACAAGAGTTAGCATTTAATAACTCTAAAGAGCGATTTGATATTGGTACAATGACTGCTTTTGATTTGGAACAAGCAAGGGTACAATTAATAAATGCAGAATCTTCCTTAATAAATGCTAAATATGATTTTGTTTTTAAGACAAAAGTTTTAGATTTTTACATGGGAAAATCTTTAACTAATTAA